GATAAAATGATTTACTTTGCCTTTCCAAAATAAATCAACGAATTTTTTCCAATGACAGGACAGCCTTTCTATATCCTAAATTCAGTAGACAGCACCAATAACTATGCCATGGAGCAGGTAAATACGGGCCTGGTGACATCCGGTACAGCATGGTTTGCAATGGAACAAACGGCCGGAAAAGGACAACGCGGAAAACAATGGTCATCACCCAAAGGAGAAAACATCGCTTTGACAATAGCGCTGGAACCTACTATGCTGCCCCTTTCCAGGCAATTTATGCTAAGCGTGGCCGTAGCCCTCGGCGCATCAGATTTCTTTTCAAAATATGCTGGTGATGAGACAGGTATTAAATGGAGTAACGATATTTATTGGCGTGACAGAAAGGCAGGGGGCATTTTGATCGAAAATGTACTTCGTGGAAATACATGGCAATATGCCATAACGGGCATCGGATTCAACATTAACCAGGCTTCATTTCCGTCACATTTACCGAATCCGGTGTCACTCAGGCAAATCACCGGTAAAACCTGGGATTCAGCCACTTTAGCAAAGGAACTCTGCCAGTTTTTACACCTGCGTTTTGAACAATTATACCCCGCTCATTACAATGATCTGCTGGATGCTTATAAAAGCAGGCTGGTACGTATGAATAAGCCCGGTCTATACAGAAAAGACGGGGAAATATTTGAAGGAACCATCAAAGACGTACTACCAGATGGTAAACTTTGCCTGGAAAAAGATGGAAATATTTTACAACTCGGATTTGGGGAGATAGAATTCATTTTTCCTAAATGATATCGTCCGGTTTCGATTAAAGCGAACACCTAAAATGATACGGATTACGTGCCGCAGTCATGTTAAAAATATAGGTTGGATGACGGGGTCACGTAATCCGTTTGGTATCTTGTTTCTACTGCAGAGCGGGTAGTTGGTTGTTGTTTCATAGCAGTTCATCAAAAAGCCAGATGAAAACAAGATTTTGGTTGATAAAGGGTAAGTCTAAATTGTGAAAACTTTGTTAATTTATCAAATTAAAAAATGCAACAAAGAAACATATAATTTTAATTACTAACTGTTTATGACTTATTTGGTGGAATAAAAGCGGATCCATACCCCATTTTCTGGAGAACCCCATGGACGCACTGGAAAAACAATTTCCTCCTGCATCCGAACAAGGCATTCATCAATATAAAACCACCGCAATTTACAGGCCTGCTCAATGTAGTTATTTGGCTTTATAACCCCAGTCCTGCAGCCATTTGATGACTTTCTCCCTGTAATCTCCCTGGATCAGGATCTGGCCATCTTTTGCACTACCACCGGTACCGCATTTTGTTTTGAGGTCTTTGCCCAGTTTTTCCAGGTCTTCTTCTTTCCCTACGAAGCCGTCTACCAGCGTTACCACTTTACCTGCCCGCTGCTTCGTATCCAACTTTACACGCAATTGCTGCTGGGCAGGAGGGAGGGTGTTGATCTCCTCCTGGTCATCATTATTCGATGGTGTAAAATTGGGATCCGTAGAATAAACGATCCCGCCGCTGTTATTTTTCTTTTTGGACATAATACTCGTATTTAATTATGCTACAATTACCTGCAGGGAAGCGGGTTCTACCCTGAAGAGTACCTGCCCCTGACTGGTGAGTGGCACCGCATCTCCATCTACCTGCAAATGGGCAAGTTCAGGGCTTTTCACCAGGATCTGCTTACCCATATAATGATTCATGTAACTGGTCTTGTCAACATTCCCCATGAGTGAATAGAAACCTAATGGCACTAATCCAAAGAAAGGCATGGGCGGAACAACGCATACATCGAGGGTACCATCGAAAACGCTTGCGTTGGGTGCGAGCTTGAATTCATAACCAAACTGGTTACCGTTGGCAACTGTGAACATAAATGCTTTCTGTTCAAGTTGCTGCCCGTCAATATCGATCTTATAAGAAGGACCTCTGTATTTATTGAAACTGCTGATCACCAGTTTTGCATATCCCCACAACCCTCTCTTCTTTGTATTTCTGAACTGGTCAGCGATGAGGGCATCAAAGCCTACGCCGGCATTACTGAGGAATAAGTGTTCATTGGCATATCCGATGTCAATAGGCTTCCGTTTTCCGTTGGCAATCAGCTCCAGCGCCAGAGGCACTTTCAGCGGTATCTTCAGGGCTCTGGCCAGGCCATTGCCGCTACCTAAGGGAATTACAGCCAGTGCAGTATCAGTACCAATCAGGCCTTGTGCTATTTCATTGATGGACCCATCTCCACCTACTGCTACCACCGTATCTACTCCCTGGGTAACCGCTTCCCTGGAAAGGTCAGCACCATGCCCCAGGTACTCCAGGTGTTTTATTTCTACCTGGAAGGCTTTAGGTGTCAGGTATCGCCGGATCACTCCTTCTAACCGCTTCTGTCTGTCTGTACCGGCTTTCCGGTTGATGATAAATAATATCTTTCTCAACGCAAGGGATATTTCTGTTTTAAATAGCTTTCAGGCTCAGGTCAAGACTCACCGCGTGGTGAATGACAGCTCCTGCTGATACGTAATCTACTCCTGTCTTTGCATACTCCTCAATCGTATCCAGGTTAATGCCTCCTGAAGCCTCTGTTTCATATTTCCCGTCTATCAGCAATAATGCCTGGTGCAATTGTGCAGGAGTAAAATTGTCCAGCATAACGCGATGTATTTTTCCAACAGCCAGCACTTCCTTTACATCATCGAGATTACGGGTTTCTACTTCAATCCGCAAAGGTAATCCGTTCTCTTTAAGATAAGCGACTGTTCTGTTTACAGCAGCTGTAATACCACCTGCAAAATCGATATGATTGTCTTTCAGCATTACCATATCATACAGCCCCATTCTATGATTGACACCGCCGCCAATTCTTACCGCTTCTTTTTCCAGGAGACGGAAGTTAGGTGTTGTTTTACGGGTATCCAGCAGTTTGGTCCGGTAGCCGTTCAGTTTCTGTACGTATTGATGGGTAAGTGTAGCAATACCACTCATGCGCTGCATACAGTTCAGTACCAGTCTTTCAGCCATGAGCAGGGTATGTACGGAAGCATGCACTTCAAATGCCGTTTCGCCGACAGTCATGGCTTCTCCATCTTTCTTCAGGGGAGTAAACACAGTTTCCGGATCGAGCAGGCGGAAAATGACCGGAGCTACCTCCATTCCTGCCAGGATGCCGTCCTCCTTTATCTTCAATATGGCACCACCTCTGGCATTTGCCGGTATACAAGCCAGGGTGGAGTGATCTCCGTCTCCTATATCTTCTGCCAGTGCGCTG
This window of the Chitinophaga sancti genome carries:
- a CDS encoding biotin--[acetyl-CoA-carboxylase] ligase; this translates as MTGQPFYILNSVDSTNNYAMEQVNTGLVTSGTAWFAMEQTAGKGQRGKQWSSPKGENIALTIALEPTMLPLSRQFMLSVAVALGASDFFSKYAGDETGIKWSNDIYWRDRKAGGILIENVLRGNTWQYAITGIGFNINQASFPSHLPNPVSLRQITGKTWDSATLAKELCQFLHLRFEQLYPAHYNDLLDAYKSRLVRMNKPGLYRKDGEIFEGTIKDVLPDGKLCLEKDGNILQLGFGEIEFIFPK
- a CDS encoding translation initiation factor; its protein translation is MSKKKNNSGGIVYSTDPNFTPSNNDDQEEINTLPPAQQQLRVKLDTKQRAGKVVTLVDGFVGKEEDLEKLGKDLKTKCGTGGSAKDGQILIQGDYREKVIKWLQDWGYKAK
- a CDS encoding diacylglycerol/lipid kinase family protein, translated to MRKILFIINRKAGTDRQKRLEGVIRRYLTPKAFQVEIKHLEYLGHGADLSREAVTQGVDTVVAVGGDGSINEIAQGLIGTDTALAVIPLGSGNGLARALKIPLKVPLALELIANGKRKPIDIGYANEHLFLSNAGVGFDALIADQFRNTKKRGLWGYAKLVISSFNKYRGPSYKIDIDGQQLEQKAFMFTVANGNQFGYEFKLAPNASVFDGTLDVCVVPPMPFFGLVPLGFYSLMGNVDKTSYMNHYMGKQILVKSPELAHLQVDGDAVPLTSQGQVLFRVEPASLQVIVA
- the nadC gene encoding carboxylating nicotinate-nucleotide diphosphorylase, with translation MLQEPALTNLIRSALAEDIGDGDHSTLACIPANARGGAILKIKEDGILAGMEVAPVIFRLLDPETVFTPLKKDGEAMTVGETAFEVHASVHTLLMAERLVLNCMQRMSGIATLTHQYVQKLNGYRTKLLDTRKTTPNFRLLEKEAVRIGGGVNHRMGLYDMVMLKDNHIDFAGGITAAVNRTVAYLKENGLPLRIEVETRNLDDVKEVLAVGKIHRVMLDNFTPAQLHQALLLIDGKYETEASGGINLDTIEEYAKTGVDYVSAGAVIHHAVSLDLSLKAI